One Bacteroidota bacterium DNA window includes the following coding sequences:
- the lon gene encoding endopeptidase La — translation MASQKKPLDRIVQIPETYVVLPLRNAVFFPRQVLPLSVGRESSLRVLEEAQRDNLPILLLTQRDGAVTAPAAADLHTLGTLGKILKVFTLPDGTKSILVQGLARARVLSFLQVEPYIKVVAHQIEDEAAAGIEIEALASAIKSVFHKIVELSPELNEEQLSVVLNLGEPGALADIAISMLSGGLEEKQAILETLGVKERLQRAHRFLITTLQGLELGNKIQSDVQEEITKTQREFYLREQLKAINKELGDDADSAETKELRQRAAEAKLPDEVRKTVEKELQRLARMHSSSAESTVARTYIEWLLDLPWLVSTPDNIDIPKARQVLESDHYGLEKVKNRILEYLAVRKLKNDMRGPILCFVGPPGVGKTSLGKSIANALGRKFIRISLGGVHDEAEIRGHRRTYIGALPGRIIQGLKKAGSNNPVFMLDEVDKLGMDFHGDPSSALLEVLDPEQNNSFNDHYIDQPFDLSQVLFIATANMLDPILPPLRDRMEIVEIPSYVEEEKLHIAKRFLIPKQVKEHGLQEESVLFEDDAIRQIIHGYTREAGVRSLERRIAEVSRGVARGVAEGKTGQQVVRPGDLTGFMGKQRFYPEVAERIDRPGIATGLAWTPVGGDILFVEATKMKGRGNLVLTGQLGDVMKESALAALSYIASNAGSLNVEDRFRLQNDIHIHVPAGATPKDGPSAGVTIFSALVSLLTGRLVRKDLAMTGEITLRGAVLPVGGIREKVLAAHRAGIKVIILPERNKNDIDELPAGIAASLEFHFVKEMAEVLRWALTPQVGLTKADDAREVARVVVN, via the coding sequence ATGGCAAGCCAAAAGAAACCGCTCGACCGTATAGTCCAGATTCCCGAAACCTACGTCGTTTTGCCCCTGCGCAACGCGGTCTTTTTCCCGCGCCAGGTGCTCCCCCTCTCAGTCGGCCGGGAAAGCAGCCTCCGTGTGCTCGAGGAGGCGCAGCGGGACAACCTTCCCATTCTTCTCCTGACCCAACGGGACGGGGCGGTGACGGCACCGGCAGCCGCCGATCTCCATACGCTCGGGACTCTGGGGAAAATCCTGAAAGTCTTTACGCTTCCCGACGGAACGAAGAGCATTCTCGTGCAGGGACTCGCCCGGGCGCGGGTCCTGTCGTTCCTCCAGGTCGAGCCGTATATCAAAGTCGTCGCTCACCAGATTGAGGATGAAGCGGCGGCGGGGATCGAGATCGAGGCGCTCGCATCGGCGATCAAGAGCGTGTTTCATAAGATCGTCGAGCTCTCGCCGGAACTGAACGAAGAACAACTCTCCGTCGTGCTCAATCTCGGCGAGCCCGGCGCCCTCGCCGATATTGCGATCTCCATGCTCAGCGGGGGGCTGGAGGAAAAACAGGCGATCCTCGAAACGCTCGGAGTAAAGGAGCGGTTGCAGCGCGCACACCGGTTCCTCATCACGACGCTTCAGGGGCTCGAACTCGGAAACAAGATTCAGTCCGATGTGCAGGAGGAAATCACCAAGACACAACGGGAGTTTTATCTCCGCGAGCAGCTGAAGGCGATCAACAAGGAGCTCGGCGACGATGCCGATTCTGCGGAAACGAAGGAATTGCGGCAGCGGGCGGCAGAGGCCAAACTGCCGGATGAGGTCCGGAAAACCGTTGAGAAGGAGCTTCAACGCCTTGCCCGGATGCACTCCTCGTCGGCGGAATCGACTGTCGCGCGAACGTACATCGAGTGGTTGCTCGACCTTCCCTGGCTCGTCTCCACACCGGACAATATCGACATTCCAAAGGCACGTCAGGTCCTGGAGTCCGACCATTATGGGCTCGAGAAGGTGAAGAACCGGATCCTCGAGTATCTTGCGGTCCGCAAGCTGAAGAACGACATGCGGGGGCCGATCCTCTGTTTCGTGGGGCCGCCGGGCGTGGGAAAGACGTCCCTCGGCAAATCGATCGCGAACGCGCTCGGAAGGAAATTCATACGGATCTCGCTCGGAGGAGTTCACGACGAGGCGGAGATCAGGGGCCACCGGCGGACCTATATCGGCGCCCTCCCGGGGAGAATCATCCAGGGCCTCAAGAAGGCGGGATCCAACAACCCGGTCTTCATGCTCGACGAGGTCGACAAGCTCGGGATGGATTTTCACGGAGATCCCTCATCGGCGCTCCTGGAGGTTCTCGATCCGGAACAGAATAATTCGTTCAACGACCATTACATCGACCAGCCGTTCGATCTCTCGCAGGTGCTCTTCATCGCAACCGCCAACATGCTCGATCCGATTCTCCCTCCCTTGCGGGACAGGATGGAAATCGTCGAGATCCCGAGCTACGTGGAAGAAGAGAAACTCCATATCGCCAAGAGATTCCTGATTCCCAAGCAGGTGAAGGAGCACGGGTTACAGGAGGAGAGCGTCCTCTTCGAGGATGACGCGATCAGGCAGATCATACACGGTTATACGCGCGAGGCGGGCGTAAGGTCGCTCGAACGACGGATCGCCGAAGTATCGCGCGGCGTCGCCCGGGGAGTCGCCGAGGGAAAGACGGGACAGCAGGTGGTTCGCCCCGGAGACCTCACCGGGTTCATGGGCAAACAGAGGTTCTACCCGGAGGTTGCCGAGAGGATCGACAGGCCCGGAATCGCCACCGGCCTCGCCTGGACTCCGGTCGGGGGAGACATCCTCTTCGTCGAAGCCACCAAAATGAAGGGTCGGGGAAACCTGGTGCTTACGGGGCAACTCGGTGACGTCATGAAAGAATCGGCGCTCGCCGCGCTCAGCTATATCGCGTCAAACGCGGGCAGCCTGAACGTCGAGGACCGGTTTCGACTGCAAAACGACATTCATATCCACGTCCCCGCCGGGGCGACGCCGAAAGACGGACCCTCCGCCGGCGTTACGATCTTTTCGGCGTTGGTATCGCTCCTGACGGGACGTCTGGTGCGGAAGGATCTTGCCATGACGGGAGAGATCACTCTTCGAGGGGCCGTACTCCCGGTAGGCGGGATACGGGAAAAGGTGCTCGCCGCCCATCGTGCGGGGATCAAGGTCATCATCCTGCCGGAACGCAATAAGAACGACATTGACGAGTTGCCCGCCGGCATTGCGGCAAGCCTCGAGTTTCATTTCGTGAAAGAAATGGCGGAGGTCCTGAGATGGGCCCTGACACCGCAGGTGGGGTTGACCAAAGCGGATGACGCGCGGGAAGTCGCCCGTGTCGTGGTGAATTGA
- the acs gene encoding acetate--CoA ligase, producing the protein MKSSPPVVASHLTTILHEKRTFLPGKNFSKLAHFHSLAEYKKLYRSSLKDPEKFWARAANELHWFKKWHTVLQWKYPFAKWFLGGKLNVSYNCLDRHLDTWRKNKAAIIWEGEPGESRTLTYQALHGEVCRFANVLKKLGARKGDRVAIYMPLVPELAIAMLACSRIGATHSVIFGGFSSQAIVDRIQDAQAKLIITADAGYRRGTVIPLKKNVDDALPRTPTVEAVVVLKRVGMDIPMEPGRDYWWEEMMAAVPGECEAEALDAEHPLFILYTSGTTGKPKGVVHTTGGYLTGAHLTSKWVFDLRDEDTFWCTADIGWVTGHSYVVYGPLSNGATTLMYEGAPNWPEPDRFWKIIERYRVNIFYTAPTAIRAFTRWGEQWPMKHDLTSLRLLGTVGEPINPEAWMWYHKIIGGGRCPIVDTWWQTETGAIMITPLPGATPTKPGSATMPFPGIAADILDRQGKPVGKNQGGYLVISKPWPSMLRTIYRDPDRYRAQYWSEIPGVYFTGDGARRDEDGYYWIMGRVDDVINVSGHRLGTAEIESALVSHPFVAEAAVVGKPDEIKGSAICAFVTLEGSRVPSPELKDELRLHVAKEIGPMAKPDEIRFSDALPKTRSGKIMRRLLREIATSGAVSGDTTTLEDFSVLEKLRASEEE; encoded by the coding sequence ATGAAATCATCCCCCCCTGTGGTTGCCTCGCATCTTACCACAATCCTTCATGAAAAACGCACATTCCTGCCGGGAAAGAATTTCTCGAAACTTGCCCATTTTCACTCCCTGGCGGAGTATAAGAAGCTCTACCGGTCGTCATTGAAGGACCCTGAAAAGTTCTGGGCCAGGGCCGCCAACGAGCTCCACTGGTTCAAGAAATGGCATACCGTTCTGCAGTGGAAGTATCCGTTCGCGAAGTGGTTCCTCGGCGGAAAGTTGAACGTGTCGTATAATTGCCTCGACCGGCATCTGGACACCTGGAGAAAGAATAAGGCGGCCATTATCTGGGAGGGCGAGCCGGGGGAGAGCCGAACCCTCACCTATCAGGCGCTTCACGGCGAGGTGTGCCGGTTCGCGAACGTGCTGAAAAAACTCGGGGCGCGGAAGGGAGACCGGGTCGCGATCTACATGCCCCTGGTCCCCGAGCTGGCGATCGCGATGCTGGCCTGCTCCCGGATCGGCGCGACTCACTCGGTGATCTTCGGCGGGTTCAGCTCGCAGGCGATCGTCGACCGGATTCAGGATGCGCAGGCCAAGTTGATCATCACCGCGGACGCCGGGTACCGGCGGGGAACAGTGATACCGTTGAAAAAAAACGTCGATGACGCGCTTCCCCGAACCCCCACGGTCGAGGCGGTGGTCGTCCTGAAACGCGTCGGCATGGATATTCCGATGGAACCCGGGAGGGATTACTGGTGGGAAGAGATGATGGCGGCCGTCCCGGGGGAGTGCGAAGCGGAAGCGCTTGACGCCGAGCATCCGCTCTTCATACTCTACACAAGCGGAACCACAGGGAAGCCGAAGGGGGTGGTTCATACCACCGGCGGGTATCTCACCGGCGCCCATCTGACGAGCAAATGGGTCTTCGACCTCAGGGACGAGGATACGTTTTGGTGCACCGCCGATATCGGGTGGGTCACCGGACACTCCTATGTCGTCTATGGGCCCCTCTCTAACGGGGCGACGACTCTCATGTACGAGGGAGCTCCCAACTGGCCCGAGCCCGACCGTTTCTGGAAGATCATCGAGCGCTACCGCGTCAACATTTTTTATACCGCCCCCACCGCCATACGCGCGTTCACCAGGTGGGGGGAGCAATGGCCGATGAAGCACGACCTCACTTCGCTCCGGTTACTCGGAACGGTCGGCGAGCCGATCAACCCCGAGGCCTGGATGTGGTACCACAAGATCATCGGAGGGGGACGCTGTCCGATCGTGGACACCTGGTGGCAGACGGAGACCGGGGCGATCATGATCACTCCGCTTCCCGGGGCCACACCGACCAAACCGGGCTCGGCCACGATGCCGTTCCCCGGTATCGCCGCGGATATTCTGGACAGGCAGGGGAAACCCGTGGGAAAGAATCAGGGGGGGTACCTCGTCATCTCCAAACCCTGGCCCTCGATGCTCCGCACGATCTACAGGGACCCCGACCGGTACCGGGCGCAGTACTGGAGCGAGATACCGGGCGTCTATTTCACGGGCGACGGGGCCCGCCGGGATGAGGACGGGTATTACTGGATCATGGGGCGGGTCGACGACGTGATCAACGTCTCGGGGCACCGTCTCGGCACCGCCGAGATCGAGAGCGCCCTCGTGAGCCATCCGTTCGTCGCGGAAGCCGCGGTCGTGGGGAAACCCGACGAGATCAAGGGGTCGGCCATCTGCGCGTTCGTGACACTCGAGGGAAGCCGCGTCCCCTCCCCGGAGCTCAAGGACGAACTCCGGCTGCACGTCGCGAAGGAGATCGGCCCGATGGCGAAACCCGATGAGATCCGGTTCAGCGACGCGCTTCCGAAAACGCGCAGTGGGAAAATCATGCGGAGATTGTTGCGCGAGATCGCCACCAGCGGCGCGGTGAGCGGCGACACCACCACCCTGGAGGATTTTTCGGTCCTGGAGAAGCTTCGTGCGAGCGAGGAAGAGTAA
- a CDS encoding ABC-F family ATP-binding cassette domain-containing protein: MLSLDHISMQYGGRSLFDDLSLVLGPHDRIGLVGSNGAGKSTLLKVIAGIIAPDEGVLGKAHYVTVGYLPQDGVIARGSSLYKEVEMAFEDVLEVRQKLEEAQERLVSLPPESEEYAETLGVYGELHHRLEDLDAYRMQSKIERVLMGLGFSVEDFQRETGEFSGGWQMRIALAKLLLKEPSVLLLDEPTNHLDIESLQWFEQYLSNYDGTVVLVSHDRRFLDNLTTGTLALSMGRMEVYAGNYSFYLKEKAVRKELASNAFKNQQQQLKQTREFIDRFRYKATKARQVQSRIKQMEKMDLIEIEDEEEEIHFDFPTPQPSGRTVMELKNISKSYGKKRVFEGLSYDIERGDKIAVVGVNGAGKSTLVRILAGVEPLDGGERAMGYNVILSYFAQHQAEELDPGKEALEILDDAAVGEVRKKLRAILGSFLFHGDDVFKQVSVLSGGEKSRLALAKMLLQPSNFLIMDEPTNHLDMRSKNVLQEALAKFTGTFVIVSHDRAFLDPIVNKVLELRQGGARTFPGNVSEYLDKLKSERKAATTPESGPGTAPGSLPPLPSTSGKERKRLEAQQRREVSKKLKPSQEKLGRIEKEMETMEARKREIETLMAEPGFYKNGNEARRISQEYKDIQGKLNDAYYAWNALTLEIEKLQTGDT; the protein is encoded by the coding sequence TTGCTTTCCCTCGATCACATCTCGATGCAATACGGAGGCCGCTCGCTCTTCGACGACCTCTCGCTCGTGCTCGGCCCGCACGACCGGATCGGACTGGTGGGATCGAACGGCGCGGGAAAATCAACCCTTCTGAAAGTCATCGCCGGAATCATCGCGCCGGACGAGGGAGTCCTCGGGAAGGCGCACTATGTCACGGTCGGATACCTGCCGCAGGATGGAGTCATCGCCCGGGGAAGCTCCCTCTACAAGGAGGTCGAGATGGCGTTCGAGGACGTCCTGGAGGTCCGTCAGAAACTCGAGGAGGCCCAGGAGCGCCTTGTTTCCCTTCCTCCGGAGAGCGAAGAGTACGCTGAGACGCTGGGTGTTTACGGCGAGCTTCACCACCGGCTCGAGGACCTCGACGCCTACAGGATGCAATCCAAGATCGAGCGCGTGCTGATGGGCCTCGGCTTCTCGGTGGAAGATTTCCAGCGGGAGACAGGCGAGTTCAGCGGCGGGTGGCAGATGAGGATCGCGCTCGCCAAGCTTCTCCTGAAGGAACCCTCGGTGCTCCTGCTCGACGAACCGACGAACCATCTTGACATCGAGTCTCTCCAGTGGTTCGAGCAATACCTTTCGAATTACGACGGGACGGTCGTCCTCGTCTCCCACGACCGGCGGTTCCTCGACAACCTGACGACCGGAACGCTCGCCCTGAGCATGGGGAGGATGGAAGTCTATGCGGGAAACTATTCCTTTTATCTCAAGGAAAAAGCGGTCCGAAAGGAATTGGCCTCGAACGCGTTCAAGAACCAGCAGCAACAACTGAAGCAGACCCGCGAGTTCATCGACCGCTTCCGCTATAAAGCGACCAAGGCGCGCCAGGTCCAGAGCCGCATCAAGCAGATGGAAAAGATGGACCTCATCGAGATCGAAGACGAGGAAGAAGAGATTCATTTTGATTTTCCCACTCCTCAGCCGAGCGGCAGGACGGTGATGGAATTGAAGAACATCTCCAAGAGTTACGGCAAGAAAAGGGTCTTCGAGGGCTTGAGCTACGATATCGAGCGGGGCGACAAGATCGCCGTCGTGGGAGTGAACGGCGCCGGCAAGTCGACACTCGTGCGCATCCTCGCTGGAGTCGAACCGCTCGACGGGGGTGAGCGCGCGATGGGGTACAACGTGATTCTTTCCTATTTCGCGCAGCACCAGGCGGAGGAGCTCGATCCCGGGAAAGAGGCGCTCGAGATCCTGGACGACGCGGCGGTCGGGGAGGTCAGGAAAAAGCTGAGGGCTATTCTCGGTTCGTTTTTGTTTCATGGCGACGACGTCTTCAAACAGGTGTCCGTCCTCTCCGGGGGCGAGAAGAGCCGGCTCGCGCTTGCCAAGATGCTGCTCCAACCCTCGAATTTCCTGATCATGGATGAGCCGACGAACCACCTGGACATGCGCTCCAAGAACGTGCTTCAGGAGGCCCTGGCGAAGTTCACGGGGACGTTTGTCATCGTCTCGCACGATCGCGCATTTCTCGATCCGATCGTCAATAAAGTTCTCGAACTCCGGCAGGGGGGCGCAAGGACGTTTCCGGGCAACGTGTCAGAATACCTTGATAAACTGAAGTCGGAGCGAAAGGCCGCGACAACGCCGGAATCGGGCCCGGGAACCGCCCCGGGATCCTTGCCGCCGCTTCCGTCGACCTCGGGCAAGGAACGGAAGCGCCTGGAGGCCCAGCAGCGCCGGGAGGTTTCAAAGAAGTTGAAGCCCTCGCAGGAGAAGCTCGGCAGGATCGAAAAGGAGATGGAGACGATGGAGGCCCGCAAACGGGAAATCGAAACGCTGATGGCGGAACCCGGCTTTTACAAGAACGGGAATGAAGCCCGAAGGATCTCGCAGGAATACAAGGACATCCAGGGCAAGCTTAATGACGCGTACTATGCCTGGAACGCCCTGACGCTCGAGATTGAAAAACTGCAAACGGGTGATACTTGA
- a CDS encoding Glu/Leu/Phe/Val dehydrogenase, whose product MMARFDRAAEILGLEPGIYNYLKTPVRQVIISIPIQMDDGKIEIFEGYRVIHNDILGPSKGGIRYSPDVTLDEVKALAAWMTWKCAVLNIPFGGAKGAVRCDVTRLTPVEIEKITRRYTSNLLDIFGADRDIPAPDMNTNEQTMAWIMDTYSMHMRRTDTAVVTGKPLILGGSLGRREATGRGCMIVTLQAMEKLGIKPRGATVAVQGFGNVGSVTALLLAEQGCKIVGISDVSTAMHNPKGIDIAKAIAWVGTHKLLQGFKGGDVISQEELLELPCDVLIPAAKEEQITDANAGRIQAKIITEGANGPTDASADPILQEKGILVIPDILANAGGVTVSYFEWAQDRAGYFWTLDRVNRRLERMMRQSFDAVYDSAAQHNVTLRIGAYILAIDKVAKTLRIRGIYA is encoded by the coding sequence ATGATGGCCCGGTTCGACAGGGCGGCGGAGATTCTGGGACTTGAACCGGGGATTTACAACTACCTCAAGACTCCCGTCAGACAGGTTATTATCTCGATCCCCATCCAGATGGACGACGGAAAGATCGAGATCTTCGAGGGGTATCGTGTCATCCACAACGACATCCTCGGCCCCTCCAAGGGGGGGATCCGCTATTCTCCGGACGTGACGCTCGACGAAGTGAAGGCCCTCGCCGCGTGGATGACCTGGAAATGCGCGGTCCTGAATATTCCTTTCGGCGGCGCCAAGGGCGCCGTGCGATGCGACGTCACCCGGTTAACCCCCGTGGAGATCGAGAAAATTACGCGCCGCTATACCTCGAATCTTCTCGATATCTTCGGCGCCGACCGCGACATCCCTGCTCCCGACATGAATACCAACGAGCAGACCATGGCCTGGATCATGGACACGTACAGCATGCACATGCGGAGAACCGATACCGCGGTAGTGACCGGAAAGCCCCTGATTCTCGGCGGGTCGCTCGGCAGGCGGGAAGCGACGGGGAGAGGGTGTATGATCGTCACGCTCCAGGCGATGGAGAAACTCGGGATCAAGCCGAGGGGGGCGACGGTGGCGGTCCAGGGGTTTGGGAATGTCGGATCGGTGACGGCGCTTCTGCTCGCCGAGCAGGGGTGCAAGATCGTCGGAATCTCCGATGTGAGCACCGCGATGCACAATCCGAAGGGGATCGACATTGCGAAGGCCATCGCCTGGGTGGGGACTCACAAGCTTCTTCAGGGGTTCAAGGGGGGAGACGTCATCTCGCAGGAGGAGCTGCTCGAACTCCCGTGCGACGTTCTGATCCCCGCGGCCAAGGAGGAACAAATCACCGACGCGAACGCGGGACGCATTCAGGCGAAGATTATCACCGAAGGGGCCAACGGCCCGACCGACGCAAGCGCCGACCCGATCTTGCAGGAAAAAGGGATCCTGGTGATTCCCGACATCCTTGCCAATGCGGGAGGGGTGACCGTCTCTTATTTCGAATGGGCCCAGGATCGTGCCGGCTATTTCTGGACGCTCGACCGCGTCAATCGGCGCCTGGAGCGGATGATGAGGCAATCGTTCGACGCGGTGTACGATTCGGCGGCGCAGCACAATGTCACGCTGAGAATCGGCGCCTACATCCTCGCCATCGACAAAGTCGCCAAGACCCTGAGAATCCGCGGCATCTACGCATGA
- the bamD gene encoding outer membrane protein assembly factor BamD: MTMPFTRRWLCCAVLPGFIAALFCGCSSSAPQQNLSAELRFQQGRMKFDRGDYLEAINDFEIIRLQFPGSKVADSAQYQLGESHFRMDEYLLAAEEYQALKRNMPASPLVPMAQYKVGLCYYSLSPKTPLDQTYTNRAIDEFQTFIEYNPKHELVPDAETKIKELNGRLARKLFESATLYMKMGYYKAATNYFDYVIEKYHDTPYAEPALLGKVKALISRRKYDEAMPEIEKFLTRYPSSEHKGEAEGLQREIRDHVKTKSEATFPGDALKLAPTA, encoded by the coding sequence ATGACGATGCCGTTCACACGTCGATGGCTCTGTTGCGCCGTCCTGCCGGGATTCATCGCAGCGCTCTTCTGCGGTTGCAGCTCCTCCGCCCCCCAACAAAACCTTTCCGCGGAGCTGCGGTTCCAGCAGGGAAGAATGAAATTCGACCGCGGGGATTACCTCGAGGCGATCAACGATTTCGAAATCATCAGGCTGCAGTTTCCCGGCAGCAAAGTCGCCGACAGCGCCCAGTATCAGCTCGGTGAATCTCATTTCAGGATGGACGAATACCTCCTCGCCGCCGAGGAGTACCAGGCGCTGAAGCGGAACATGCCCGCGAGCCCCCTGGTCCCGATGGCCCAGTACAAGGTTGGGCTCTGTTACTACTCTCTCTCGCCCAAGACCCCGCTCGACCAGACCTACACGAACCGCGCCATCGACGAATTTCAGACCTTCATCGAATACAACCCGAAACACGAGCTCGTCCCGGACGCCGAGACAAAGATCAAGGAGCTGAACGGCCGCCTCGCCAGGAAATTGTTCGAGTCCGCCACCCTGTACATGAAGATGGGGTATTACAAGGCCGCGACGAATTACTTCGACTATGTCATCGAGAAGTATCATGACACGCCCTACGCCGAGCCTGCGCTCCTCGGGAAGGTGAAGGCGTTGATCTCGAGGCGCAAGTATGACGAGGCGATGCCTGAGATAGAAAAGTTTCTCACCCGCTATCCCTCCAGCGAGCACAAAGGCGAGGCAGAGGGTCTTCAGCGGGAGATCAGGGACCATGTCAAGACCAAATCCGAGGCCACATTTCCCGGAGACGCGTTGAAACTCGCCCCCACTGCATGA
- a CDS encoding acyl-CoA thioesterase: MKARKSTSRRATARRSVGDSQVEMTQLVLPNDTNQLGNLLGGRLMEWMDIAAAICAQRHSNRICVTAGVDELAFHQPIRLGEVVTLRASVNRAFSSSMEVGVVVTAENQLTGRRKTANTAYLTFVAVDDRRQPTAIPAAVPETEAEKRRYEEALVRRTERLKRLRASHR; the protein is encoded by the coding sequence ATGAAAGCGCGCAAATCGACAAGCCGGCGCGCGACGGCGCGCCGTTCCGTCGGCGATTCGCAGGTGGAAATGACCCAGCTTGTCCTGCCGAACGACACGAATCAGCTCGGAAATCTCCTCGGGGGAAGATTGATGGAATGGATGGACATCGCCGCAGCCATCTGCGCCCAACGCCACTCGAATCGCATTTGCGTGACCGCGGGTGTCGACGAGCTTGCGTTCCATCAGCCCATCAGGCTCGGCGAAGTGGTGACGCTCCGGGCTTCCGTCAATCGCGCGTTTTCAAGTTCCATGGAGGTCGGAGTCGTGGTCACCGCCGAAAATCAGCTGACGGGCAGGAGGAAAACCGCAAATACCGCGTATCTCACGTTCGTCGCGGTCGACGATCGCCGGCAACCGACCGCAATCCCTGCGGCGGTTCCCGAAACTGAAGCGGAAAAACGGCGTTACGAGGAGGCTCTTGTCCGCCGCACCGAGCGGCTGAAGCGGCTGCGTGCCTCCCATCGGTAG